Within the Novosphingobium sp. SL115 genome, the region AAAGTTTGCCGCTGCGGGCATCGTTTACGAACACCGCCTGATCGACGACATGGTCGCATCGGCCCTGAAGTGGTCGGGCAAGTTCGTGTGGGCTTGCAAGAACTATGACGGCGACGTGCAGTCGGACACCGTGGCGCAGGGCTTTGGCTCGCTTGGCCTGATGACCTCGGTTCTGATGTCGCCCGATGGGAAGACCATCGAAGCGGAAGCTGCGCACGGCACCGTGACCCGTCACTACCGCCAGCACCAGCAGGGCAAGCAGACCTCGACCAACCCGATCGCATCGATCTTCGCGTGGACGCGCGGGTTGATCTATCGCGGCAAGTTCGACGAAACGCCCGAAGTGGTGAAGTTTGCCGAAACGCTGGAGCGCGTGTGCATCGAAACCGTCGAAAGCGGCAAGATGACCAAGGATCTGGCGCTGCTGATCGGCCCGGATCAGGCATGGATGACCACCGAGAAGTTCTTCGAAGCGATCGTCGAAAATCTCGAAAAGGCCATGGCGAACTGAGCATTCCGCTCAGGCCACGTTGCCGAAAAAACACGAAAGGCCCCGGTTCACGCCGGGGCCTTTTGCTTTTTGCCCTTCGGACACAGTAAGAAACCCGATAGGCCGTGACACTCCGCGCCCCCTCCCCTAACCTGACCGAATGGCAGGAAATCTTGAACCCACTGCAGCGCTGTCTGACGCGCTTGTGATCCTTGGTGCAGCCGGGATCGTCATTCCGGCATTCGCCCGGTTCCGCATTACCCCGATTATCGGCTTCATCCTCGTCGGCCTTGCGGTTGGCCCTTATGGACTTGGATCGCTGGTGCCGCAGTTGCCGTGGCTCTATTATTTCACGATTTCTGACCCTGCCGCGATCACGCCCTTCGCGGAATTTGGCATCATCCTGCTGCTGTTCGAGATCGGGCTGGAACTGTCATTCAACCGCCTGTGGGACATGCGCCGTCTCGTGTTCGGTATGGGCGCGATTGAACTGGGGGTTTCGGCCTTCCTGCTGTCGCTGGTGCTGATGGCCACCGGGTTGCAGATATCCGGCGCGTTCGGGCTGGGCCTTGCCCTTGCGCTGTCATCAACCGCGCTGGTTCTGCCGATTTCCGGCACGCAAGGCCCCGTCGGACGCGCGGCCCTGTCGATGCTGCTGTTTGAAGATATCGCGCTGGTGCCGATCATATTCATCCTTGGCGCTTTTGCCCCTTATGCCGCGCACAGCGCCGGCCCCAGCCTTGGTGAAACGCTGGTTTATGGCGCGCTTGTTGTGGCCATCCTGCTCATCGGAGGGCGCCTGCTGCTGCCGCGCCTGTTCGCACAGGCGGCACAGACCAAAAGCCCCGAACTGTTCCTTGCCGCAACCATGCTGGTGGTTATTGCGGCCAGCCTTGCCACATCGGTCGTCGGGCTTTCGCCCATCATGGGCGCGCTGCTGGCAGGCCTGCTGATTGCCGAAACCGAATATCACAGCGAAGTCGAATCCATCACCAAGCCGTTCAAGGGTCTCGCCCTCGGCGTGTTCCTCATCACCATCGGCATGGGCATCGACCTGCGCGTGGTCTGGGCGAATATCGGCGCGCTGGCGCTGGCCGTGGCTGGCGTGGTCGTGCTGAAAGCACTGGTCACGATGATGGCGTTGCGGGTGATGGGCAAAGGCCGCGCTACCGCGCTGGAAACCGGCATCCTGATGGCCAGCCCGTCCGAAACCACGCTGATCGTGCTGACCACCGCTGCCGAAGCCGCGCTGATCGACCGCGAAACAGCTCAATTCTGGCAGATCGTCACCGCCATCGGCCTGACCATAACGCCAATGCTGGCAGCCCTTGGTCAGCGGTGGGGCCGGCAGGTTGCTGCCGGTTCACCCGATGCCGGGCAATCCGTAGTGATCGAGGAACCACAGGGCGAGCGAGTCATCGTCATGGGCTTTGGCCGCGTCGGGCGGCTGGTGGCAGATATGTTGACCGTACATGGCGCACCGTGGTTGAGCATCGATACCGACCCGCGCATCGTCAAGGCCGCACGCGGCGAAGGCCTGCCGGTGCTGTTCGGCAATGTCGACAGCGAAACCGCCATCGAACGGCTGGGACTGGACAAGGCCCGCGCGATGATCCTGACCATGGATGAGCCGGTACTGGGCGTGCGCATGGTGAAAAAGCTGCGCGCCACCCATCCCGACCTGCCAATCATCGTCCGTGCGCGTGACAGCGCCCATGCTGCCGAACTTTACAAGGCCGGTGCCAGCCATGCCGTGCCCGAAACGCTGGAAAGCTCGCTGCAACTGTCAGAAGCGGTGCTGGTCGACCTCGGCTTTCCGATGGGACCGGTCATCGCCTCGATCCACGAAAAGCGCGACCAATTCCGCCAGCAAATCATGGATGAAGGCGGGCTGGACGAAATGCCGAAGCTGAAATCGGGATCGCTGAAAGAGCGGGTCGCCTGATAAAAAAGCCCCCTCATCAGCGGATGAGGGGGCTTTTTGAATTGGTGCCATGGCACCCAGCCAGCTTATCCGGCCAGAACGGCCTTGGCAGCGGCAATGGCGTCAGCGGCTTTGGTGCCATCCGGCCCGCCGCCCTGTGCCATGTCCGGTCGGC harbors:
- a CDS encoding cation:proton antiporter domain-containing protein, with product MAGNLEPTAALSDALVILGAAGIVIPAFARFRITPIIGFILVGLAVGPYGLGSLVPQLPWLYYFTISDPAAITPFAEFGIILLLFEIGLELSFNRLWDMRRLVFGMGAIELGVSAFLLSLVLMATGLQISGAFGLGLALALSSTALVLPISGTQGPVGRAALSMLLFEDIALVPIIFILGAFAPYAAHSAGPSLGETLVYGALVVAILLIGGRLLLPRLFAQAAQTKSPELFLAATMLVVIAASLATSVVGLSPIMGALLAGLLIAETEYHSEVESITKPFKGLALGVFLITIGMGIDLRVVWANIGALALAVAGVVVLKALVTMMALRVMGKGRATALETGILMASPSETTLIVLTTAAEAALIDRETAQFWQIVTAIGLTITPMLAALGQRWGRQVAAGSPDAGQSVVIEEPQGERVIVMGFGRVGRLVADMLTVHGAPWLSIDTDPRIVKAARGEGLPVLFGNVDSETAIERLGLDKARAMILTMDEPVLGVRMVKKLRATHPDLPIIVRARDSAHAAELYKAGASHAVPETLESSLQLSEAVLVDLGFPMGPVIASIHEKRDQFRQQIMDEGGLDEMPKLKSGSLKERVA